GTGTACATTGTCTATTTAACCATCTCTAGTAGTAAGTTGAAAATTGTTAAATAGTGTTCAAACAGTATAGAACTGGTTTTGTAATAACACAAGATGTGGCTTTGCATTGAGGCATGAGATATCTTTCTCTCTGGTTAGTAGGCTTAGTTCTTGGGTTAGTAAGGGAATAGAGGTAAATTTTTGAAGTCCTAGGGATGAATAAAGTAGTGAACGCTCTAAAAATTTCCTGTGTGCTTGATTTTCTTCAAAAAATATTTGGTCCAAGAATAAACATAAGAATGTAAGCTTAACTGAAGCCTAACCTTGACCAACAAGTTGACAGCACTTGGTTAAAAGTAACCTTCACACTCTAACTTTTATGTGATTAACAGTATCTCTCACAATATATCTACAGAGTTCTACAAGTAGAAAACAATATTATAATGTGAGGTGTACCTCATTTCAAGGATTGTAGCATTGGTAATATCCTTACCAGGCTAGAAACACCTTTTATTATAAATAGCTGCTGCCCTTAAGAATTCCTAGATTAATAGTAAATCACTACCCAAATTTTTACAAGACATAGGATGCCTTGTTTCAAAAGTCTGTCCTCTTATTTGGAGATGGAAGGACAGGCAATTGGTATACTATTATAAGATAGGGATGAGAAAATGAGGCCTGTCCAGAATGTGGACTCAGAGAACAATTAAAGGGACTGAGTTCAAACACAATACAACTTTTTTACCATTAACATCTTAAAATTCAGTGGAAATAGTCTTTAAACAAAGATTTGTCTGCAGCAAAACTTACTTTTTATTGTCTAAGCTATATTCTGTAAGACCTTTGTTTTAATAAGCGACTGACACCATCTTGGAGTGGGTATGGAAACTTGCTTGAATTTTTGAAGTTATTTTTAGACAGTTCATTTAAACAGTGATTCTCCTGTTGCTTTGTGATCAGAAGCCTTATCCTTTAGGTAGAATTGAAAGGTGTTTGTCAAGACATCAGTTGAGATTATCTTCCTTGTAACAGTTGACTACTTCTGACTCCTAAAAAAAAGTGTCAAAGTACTGCACTGCTTTAAATGTTTAGTCATGTCATCAAATAATGCAGAGACTATACAAACTTATACACCTAACTTGGTTAGTAAACAGGGAATTATATTTTGGCTATTTAAGTAGTTACTTAAAAATCttcttaatatgtttacatttaacacaatttTATATTGCATAGACAATTATTTACAAGAAGGATGCCTTGTTCTCGATTTTCACTTTATTATAAAGTAACTAGATGCAGAGGGATAAAACAGCCCTTGGCTTAGACCAAGCTCTTTGCTTGTTTTCAAAAATAGAGAACAACCACGTAATCGGGGAAAACAAGACTCCACAATTTTAGATTACCAACTTCTAAGCACCTCTTGTACTCTAGAGCCTATGAATATGGTAATCATGCTGCATTTAACTCTGTGGCCATTTACAGGGCTGGAGAACTAGCAGCTCAGGGTCaaagagaaacaaacagcagAGAGTTGACAGTCTGTCACATCTGTTACAGCAGCAGCTGTAAATGTTTTGTCCCACTGATTTTGTTACAGGATGCCACACAACAAAATACTTCCGTTACACTTAACGTATAGGATTCTCATAAAATGTGCATATTCTTTGCTTCACCCTTTATTATAGGTTTTTCAAAAATTTCTCTTGTCTTAGATAgaagaaaaagaggaagaagaCTTATCAGGAGAACCTAAAGCCTCACCTAGCGCTGATACAACTATCTTGTTTGTGAAAGGCGAAGGTAAGATGTGCACAAGTCCTGTAGCAATCTAACAAATGCTTGGCTGTTGCTGACTAGTCGCAAGTTTTAAATGTCATTACACATGCATAAAACAATGTTGAAGCTCTAATAAAGCACTGTACAGTTTTGTTAGGGCTGAGTTTAAACTGGGATTCTTGTGCACTTTAACACTGGCATGGCATATAAAAACTTTTTTCTAACTTTATGATATTATGTTCTAGACTTTCCTGCAAACAACATTGTAAAGTTCCTGGTAGGCTTCACCAATAAGGGTACAGAGGATTTTATTGTGGAGTCTCTTGATGCCTCTTTCCGGTACCCTCAGGACTATCAGTTTTTCATCCAGAATTTCACAGCTCTTCCTCTGAACACAGTGGTTCCACCACAAAGACAGGCCACATTTGAGTACTCATTCATCCCTGCAGAGCCTATGGGTGGTCGTCCCTTCGGACTGGTTATAAATCTGAACTACAAAGACTTAAATGTAAGCCCAATTTTGGAATTACTTTTACTCCTTCAAATTAAAGTGGAAttgtgggcaggaagggaaaggctagtgttttaaaaaacacttagTGTCTGTGTAGATTACATTAAATGCTTAGACCAACTTATTTTTTCTGTTATGGATATGAATTTGATTGTAGATCTGTACATGTTTTGTGTGCTATAAAATTACACTTGAACTTCCATTAGCTAGGGACATTATAGCACTTAAGGATAGTGAATGGTGCTCTGTCTTTACAGAAAATCTTGACTTTCTCCTGAGATCTCGTAAACTCACTGGGTGAGATTTGTGTAGTCCCATGAATTTGAATGAGTGAGCAATGCTGGCAAGTGTTGTCATTAGCTTTTTAAAAGATTTATCAAAGGcactaatgggagttaggtgcttggCTCCCATTGACTCTCAGAAGGAGTTAAACATCTAACAGCTTCTTGCACCTTTGAAAGTTCTCTCCAGTGAACAATGTAATAAGATCCTCGGGTGCTCAATAGAACATCTCTATCACACTACAGAAAGACATGAAATTAGTATAGCATTTGTGCTAAAGCCATGGATGCTGTATCACATGTTCttatgtaagattttttttttgtattctaCGTACTTACCAAAGGTATTGCTCTGCAAGTCTTCAGCTAGCTCCAGTTTCAGAACCTCTTGCAGTGTTTTCTCCCATAGCTATATGACTTACCTTTTTGTTGTGAGCTAATCAGTTCCTCTGCTCTCCACATAGTAGTTTGTCCTCAGCAGAGGTTTTAGAATCTCATCACATTTCCTTGGAAGGCATTACAATTATGAGAggttaaactgattttaaaaaaatcatcattgTTGCAGGGCAATGTGTTCCAAGATGCTGTCTTCAATCAAACTGTTACAATTATTGAAAAAGAAGATGGATTGGATGGAGAAACGTAAGAGAAATTTGAACTTGCTTTTGTTGGTAGTACATCAGCAGTAATGTACTGTTATATGTGGCCACTTAAAAATGGCCTCATTTCATGGAATGCTGGAAATCCTGTATGGCCTGGTGATGGTAGAGTAttcagaagaggggagaggaaatgtTAACCCAACACCTCAGAAATAGAGGCTGTGCTTTCTTGTTTAATGTGAAATAAAACTGATTGGATATGCAGTTAAGAAATTCTGTACCTAATTCATATTTCAAAATATAGCCATAATATTACTATTTCAGATAGGATAGTTTTCACTACTTTTCTGTCTCAGATCCAAGTCCAGAGCATAAGTGTGGCCTATTGGGAATTGCAGGAATAGTCTCAATCTGAGGCTGTATTCctaaataaaattatttgtagGGAGGAAGGGTGTCACAGATGGTTCAGGGTATTGAGATGTGGTCCACATTTTGAAGGCTGAAGTACCTGTGATATACAATTTTACTTCTGAGGCACTGTTTTAAATTAGTCTAAGTTGCAATCTGAGGGATTCTTTTCAGGTGGCAACATGTGAATTTTTAGTCTAATTCCTAGTTAACCATATGCGCTCCTCACAATTTTGGGGAAATGCAAAGAGGCTAAAGGTGAATTGCTGTGAAAACAGAATTACTTGTCCCTGGAAGTAGCTTGCAGTTCCTTGTAGGGAAACTTTTAGCTGCTTTACTTGATCTGTGGATTAGAGGCATTCCTTATGAGCATTCAACTAAATCgttaaaagagagaaaggaaatgatGTGGTACTCTCACTACTTGTTGCAAGGATGTGGCACAGTACATACTTGTTAAACGTacattaaaatattgtgtgtggcattttcaaaagcacctacatcACCCTTTTGAAGAAGATACCGAGCATTTACAGAGGACTGTGTACTAGAATTTGCCTGCTTAGCAAATCAGTTTTCAAAAGCTTACTGAAAA
Above is a genomic segment from Emys orbicularis isolate rEmyOrb1 chromosome 2, rEmyOrb1.hap1, whole genome shotgun sequence containing:
- the SSR1 gene encoding translocon-associated protein subunit alpha isoform X3, with the protein product MRSPTQLLLLVLLAFPAALLLGGVRGGPGSSLLVAAQDATEDEEAVEDTVVEDEDDEAEVEEDEPTDLIEEKEEEDLSGEPKASPSADTTILFVKGEDFPANNIVKFLVGFTNKGTEDFIVESLDASFRYPQDYQFFIQNFTALPLNTVVPPQRQATFEYSFIPAEPMGGRPFGLVINLNYKDLNGNVFQDAVFNQTVTIIEKEDGLDGETIFMYVFLAGLGLLVIVGLHQLLESRKRKRPAQKVEMGTSNQNDVDMSWIPQETLNQINKASPRRLPRKRGLSI